The proteins below come from a single Cylindrospermopsis raciborskii Cr2010 genomic window:
- a CDS encoding ABC-F family ATP-binding cassette domain-containing protein, with the protein MSLITLQLVKKDFGIKEILKEATFSIDGTDKVGLIGTNGSGKSTLLKMIAGIEPVDGGQILTNSGAKIIYLPQQPDMDENLTVLEQIFMDSGEHTKLVKEYEELSDKLAHYPEDTLLMSRLSEVMQRMDATGAWELETNAKIILTKLGIGDFEVKVGTLSGGYRKRIALATALLAQPDVLLMDEPTNHLDALSVEWLQSYLNRFRGALLLITHDRYFLDKVTNRIIEIDRGDIYTYSGNYSYYLEKKALAEESAVSSQRKHQGILRRELEWLKRGPKARSTKQKARIQRVESMRETQFKQAQGKVDISTIGRRIGKKVIELSNIYKSYDGKILINNFSYEFSPEDRIGIIGGNGTGKSTLMNMITGRTSPDAGRVEVGSTIHIAYFDQHSEELISAVNDNQRVIDYIKEEGEFIKIADGTKITASQMLERFLFPGSQQYAPIHKLSGGEKRRLFLLRLLISAPNVLILDEPTNDLDVQTLSVLEEYLEDFVGSVIVVSHDRYFLDRTVDTIFALEEGGNLRQYPGNYSVYLDYKKSEELTQQETINGKDNRKSKNLTQPKPGDQEVQNKKRRRLSNWEKREFEQLEAKIADLEAQRTLVETSLLAVTSENYTQVQNLYEQMEALKQAIDVATERWLELAEMDV; encoded by the coding sequence ATGAGTTTGATTACACTACAATTAGTTAAAAAAGACTTTGGTATTAAAGAGATATTAAAAGAAGCGACCTTTAGTATAGATGGGACTGACAAAGTAGGTTTGATTGGTACTAATGGTTCTGGTAAATCCACATTATTAAAGATGATAGCGGGAATAGAGCCAGTAGATGGGGGGCAAATTCTGACTAATTCTGGTGCAAAGATTATCTATCTACCACAACAGCCAGATATGGATGAAAATTTGACAGTTTTAGAACAGATATTTATGGATAGTGGTGAACATACAAAATTGGTAAAGGAGTATGAAGAACTTTCAGATAAATTAGCCCATTATCCGGAAGATACATTATTAATGTCCAGGTTGTCAGAAGTAATGCAGCGCATGGATGCTACTGGGGCCTGGGAATTAGAAACCAACGCTAAAATTATTCTCACAAAATTGGGGATTGGCGACTTTGAGGTGAAAGTTGGGACCTTATCAGGGGGTTATAGAAAACGTATAGCTTTAGCCACAGCACTATTAGCTCAACCAGATGTTTTACTCATGGATGAACCAACAAACCATCTGGATGCTTTATCTGTAGAATGGCTACAAAGTTATTTAAACCGGTTTCGAGGAGCTTTGCTGCTGATTACTCATGATCGGTATTTTTTGGATAAAGTAACTAATAGAATTATAGAAATTGATAGGGGTGATATTTATACATACTCCGGTAATTATTCCTATTATTTAGAAAAGAAAGCATTAGCAGAAGAATCTGCTGTAAGCAGTCAACGTAAACATCAAGGGATATTACGAAGGGAACTGGAATGGTTGAAAAGGGGACCTAAAGCTAGAAGTACTAAGCAAAAAGCCCGAATTCAACGCGTGGAGTCTATGAGAGAAACTCAATTCAAACAAGCTCAAGGTAAAGTTGACATTTCTACCATTGGTCGGCGGATTGGCAAAAAAGTGATTGAATTGAGTAATATTTACAAATCCTATGACGGAAAAATCCTAATTAATAACTTTAGTTATGAATTTAGTCCGGAAGATAGAATTGGCATTATTGGTGGCAATGGTACTGGTAAATCTACCTTGATGAACATGATAACTGGAAGAACTTCACCAGATGCTGGTAGGGTGGAAGTTGGAAGTACCATTCATATTGCTTACTTTGACCAACATTCGGAAGAGTTAATATCAGCAGTTAATGATAATCAGCGGGTAATTGATTATATCAAAGAAGAGGGAGAATTTATCAAGATTGCTGATGGGACAAAAATTACAGCTTCTCAAATGTTAGAGAGATTTTTATTTCCTGGGAGCCAACAATATGCGCCTATTCATAAACTTTCTGGAGGAGAAAAACGGCGTTTATTTTTATTAAGATTATTAATTAGTGCTCCCAATGTGCTAATTTTAGATGAGCCAACTAATGATTTAGATGTGCAAACCTTATCGGTTTTAGAAGAATATCTGGAAGACTTTGTGGGATCTGTCATCGTAGTTTCCCATGATCGATATTTTTTAGATCGAACAGTGGATACTATCTTTGCTCTAGAAGAGGGTGGTAACTTACGTCAATACCCAGGCAATTATTCAGTCTATTTAGATTACAAAAAATCTGAGGAGTTAACCCAACAAGAAACAATTAATGGCAAGGATAATCGCAAATCCAAAAACCTCACTCAACCAAAACCTGGTGATCAAGAAGTACAGAATAAAAAACGTCGCCGATTATCCAATTGGGAAAAACGGGAATTTGAGCAATTGGAAGCTAAAATCGCCGATTTGGAAGCACAAAGAACTCTAGTGGAAACATCATTACTTGCTGTTACATCAGAAAATTATACCCAAGTACAAAACCTCTATGAACAAATGGAAGCGCTTAAACAAGCTATAGATGTTGCCACTGAGCGATGGCTAGAGTTGGCGGAAATGGATGTTTAG
- a CDS encoding TerC family protein, protein MLDQISQYLQFNISIEAPIVLTVLVFLEAVLSADNAIALAVIAQGLEDKTLERRALNVGLIIAYILRISLLLTATWVQQFWQFELLGALYLLWLVFQHFTSQEKSDHHHHGPRFKSLWQAIPVIAFTDLAFSLDSVTTAIAVSQETWLVLIGTTIGVITLRFMAELFIRWLGEYENLADAGYITVALVGLRLLLKVLNEAFVPPQWLMVGAIAIILVWGFSKRNIVGEVEIEQTEQIEETEKTQV, encoded by the coding sequence ATGCTAGACCAAATATCACAGTACCTACAGTTTAATATTAGTATAGAAGCACCCATAGTGCTAACAGTTCTGGTTTTCCTGGAAGCTGTGTTGTCTGCAGACAATGCTATTGCTTTAGCTGTAATTGCCCAGGGACTGGAAGATAAAACCCTAGAACGTCGGGCTCTAAATGTGGGCCTGATTATAGCTTACATCCTGAGAATCAGTCTACTACTGACAGCTACCTGGGTGCAACAATTCTGGCAATTTGAATTGTTGGGCGCTCTCTATCTGTTATGGTTGGTATTCCAACATTTTACATCTCAGGAAAAATCAGATCATCACCACCATGGGCCAAGATTTAAATCTTTGTGGCAAGCTATACCTGTAATTGCTTTTACTGACCTGGCTTTTTCTTTAGATAGTGTGACTACAGCCATAGCGGTTTCCCAAGAAACATGGTTAGTTTTAATAGGTACAACTATTGGAGTAATTACACTAAGATTTATGGCGGAGCTATTTATTCGCTGGTTAGGCGAATATGAAAACCTAGCAGATGCAGGTTATATCACTGTAGCATTAGTAGGTTTACGTCTATTATTAAAAGTCCTAAACGAAGCCTTTGTTCCTCCCCAATGGTTAATGGTCGGTGCGATCGCTATAATTTTGGTTTGGGGTTTCTCTAAGCGGAATATTGTTGGTGAGGTTGAAATAGAACAAACAGAACAAATAGAGGAAACGGAAAAAACCCAGGTTTAA
- the acs gene encoding acetate--CoA ligase, whose protein sequence is MSQITIESILQEKRLFHPTSNFSQQANIKSVEEYQRLYDTAKANPEEFWAGLAQKELHWFTKWDAVLDWQPPFAKWFVNGKINISYNCLDRHLTTWRKNKAALIWEGEPGDSRTLTYAQLHREVCQFANVLKQLGVQKGDRVGIYMPMIPEAAIAMLACARIGAPHSVVFGGFSAEALRDRLNDAQAKVVVTADGGWRKDTIVALKEQVDLALSNNYVPSVTDVLVVKRTEQETQMEPGRDHWWHDLQKNASADCPAEPMDSEDMLFVLYTSGSTGKPKGVVHTTGGYNLYSHITTKWIFDLQDTDVYWCTADVGWITGHSYIVYGPLSNGATTVMYEGAPRSSNPGCFWDVIEKYGVTIFYTAPTAIRAFIKMGEHHPKARNLSSLRLLGTVGEPINPEAWMWYYRVIGGERCPIVDTWWQTETGGIMITPLPGAIPTKPGSATRPFPGIIADIVDLEGNSLPDNQGGYLAVRYPWPGMMRTVYGDPDRFRRTYWEHIPPKEGNYTYFAGDGARKDEDGYFWVMGRVDDVLNVSGHRLGTMEVESALVSHPAVAEAAVVGKPDQLKGEEVVAFVTLEGTYKGSEELSKELKQHVVKEIGAIARPGEIRFTDALPKTRSGKIMRRLLRSLAAGQEVSGDTSTLEDRSVLDKLREGN, encoded by the coding sequence ATGTCTCAAATAACTATAGAATCAATCTTACAAGAAAAACGTCTCTTCCATCCCACCAGTAATTTTTCTCAACAGGCTAATATTAAAAGCGTAGAAGAGTATCAACGTCTCTATGATACGGCTAAGGCAAATCCTGAAGAGTTTTGGGCAGGTTTGGCACAAAAAGAGTTACATTGGTTCACTAAATGGGATGCTGTCTTAGATTGGCAACCCCCCTTTGCCAAATGGTTTGTTAATGGCAAGATTAATATATCTTACAACTGTCTTGACCGTCACCTGACAACTTGGCGCAAAAACAAAGCAGCTCTTATTTGGGAAGGTGAACCAGGAGATAGTCGTACCCTCACATACGCCCAACTTCATCGGGAAGTTTGTCAGTTTGCTAATGTCCTCAAACAATTGGGAGTTCAAAAGGGTGATCGGGTAGGTATTTATATGCCTATGATACCAGAGGCAGCTATTGCTATGTTAGCTTGTGCCAGAATTGGTGCACCTCATAGTGTTGTGTTTGGTGGTTTTAGTGCTGAGGCATTGCGCGATCGCCTGAATGATGCACAAGCTAAGGTGGTAGTCACAGCTGATGGAGGTTGGCGGAAGGACACAATTGTAGCTCTCAAGGAACAAGTAGATCTAGCTTTGAGCAATAATTATGTTCCTAGTGTGACAGATGTGTTAGTGGTCAAGCGCACAGAACAGGAAACCCAAATGGAACCGGGACGGGACCACTGGTGGCATGATTTACAAAAAAATGCCTCCGCTGACTGTCCAGCTGAACCCATGGATAGTGAGGATATGTTATTTGTTCTCTACACATCTGGTAGTACGGGGAAACCTAAAGGAGTAGTTCATACTACAGGTGGCTATAACCTATATAGTCATATTACCACCAAGTGGATTTTTGACCTCCAGGACACAGATGTCTATTGGTGTACAGCTGATGTGGGTTGGATTACCGGTCATAGTTATATAGTATATGGACCATTATCCAATGGTGCAACTACAGTTATGTATGAAGGTGCACCTAGATCTTCTAATCCTGGTTGTTTTTGGGATGTGATTGAAAAATATGGAGTGACTATTTTCTATACTGCTCCCACAGCCATCCGAGCATTTATTAAAATGGGAGAACATCATCCAAAAGCCAGAAATCTTTCATCCCTGAGATTATTGGGTACTGTGGGAGAACCCATCAATCCCGAAGCCTGGATGTGGTATTACAGGGTGATTGGTGGTGAACGCTGTCCCATTGTGGACACCTGGTGGCAAACGGAAACTGGTGGTATTATGATTACACCCCTACCCGGAGCCATACCAACCAAACCCGGATCTGCAACCCGTCCTTTCCCAGGTATTATAGCCGACATTGTAGATCTGGAAGGTAATTCCCTCCCCGATAACCAAGGTGGTTATTTGGCAGTGCGTTATCCCTGGCCAGGAATGATGCGAACCGTTTATGGTGATCCAGATCGATTCCGTCGTACCTATTGGGAACACATACCCCCAAAAGAGGGCAACTACACTTATTTTGCCGGTGATGGTGCTAGAAAAGATGAAGATGGCTATTTCTGGGTCATGGGACGGGTGGACGACGTACTTAATGTCTCTGGACACCGTTTAGGGACTATGGAAGTTGAGTCTGCTCTGGTTTCCCATCCTGCTGTTGCTGAAGCTGCTGTGGTTGGTAAACCTGATCAATTAAAAGGTGAAGAAGTTGTGGCTTTTGTCACCCTAGAAGGAACTTACAAAGGGAGTGAAGAATTAAGCAAAGAATTAAAACAACACGTGGTTAAAGAAATAGGAGCGATCGCCCGTCCTGGTGAAATTAGATTTACCGATGCTTTACCAAAAACCAGATCGGGTAAAATCATGCGTCGTTTGCTCAGGAGTTTAGCAGCAGGTCAAGAGGTATCCGGTGACACATCTACTTTGGAGGATCGCAGCGTGTTGGATAAATTGCGGGAAGGAAATTAG
- a CDS encoding DUF1824 family protein: protein MSISNPTNLTVAEAKKILNKFNCLDIAPVLKPLEKALTREAIILMTKRSDYQILGICADNVEQGILAMKTYSHAFGYQAPDDLPHPEGPVYIKLNGKNGLCYLDSYVGHHRGVLVSCQSNYPGGVNEMYGHLPLDLFLV, encoded by the coding sequence ATGTCAATATCTAATCCTACAAACCTGACCGTAGCAGAAGCGAAAAAGATCCTGAACAAGTTTAACTGCTTAGATATAGCACCGGTTCTCAAACCCTTGGAGAAAGCCCTAACTCGGGAAGCAATCATCCTGATGACAAAACGGTCTGACTATCAAATTTTAGGGATTTGTGCTGATAATGTTGAACAGGGAATATTAGCTATGAAAACCTATTCTCACGCTTTTGGTTATCAAGCACCGGATGATTTACCTCATCCAGAAGGTCCAGTGTATATCAAATTAAATGGTAAAAATGGACTGTGCTACTTAGATAGTTATGTGGGACATCATCGTGGAGTCTTAGTTTCCTGTCAGTCCAACTATCCAGGTGGTGTGAATGAAATGTATGGACATTTACCCCTTGATTTATTTTTGGTTTAG
- a CDS encoding ChuX/HutX family heme-like substrate-binding protein — translation MNTTLKDFLPACENLGTLRLIVTSSAAVLEARGKIEKLFYAELAKGKYANMHNDGFEFHLNMDKIVEVKFETGEAKRGNFSTYAIRFLDEKKEVALSLFLQWGKPGEYEPGQVENWLQLREQYGEVWEPLPVTSL, via the coding sequence ATGAACACAACATTAAAGGACTTCTTGCCAGCTTGTGAAAATTTAGGAACTTTACGACTAATTGTTACTAGCAGTGCTGCTGTTTTAGAAGCAAGGGGTAAAATAGAAAAGTTATTCTATGCGGAATTAGCTAAGGGGAAATATGCCAATATGCACAATGATGGGTTTGAATTTCATTTGAATATGGATAAAATTGTGGAGGTAAAATTTGAGACAGGGGAAGCAAAAAGGGGTAATTTTAGCACTTATGCCATCAGATTTTTAGATGAGAAGAAAGAAGTGGCGCTGAGTTTATTTTTGCAGTGGGGTAAACCCGGGGAATATGAACCGGGACAGGTAGAAAACTGGTTACAATTAAGGGAACAATATGGTGAAGTTTGGGAACCTTTACCGGTTACGAGTTTATAG
- a CDS encoding phosphate-starvation-inducible PsiE family protein produces the protein MPSGIIIKVSSWFHRDRIVRNLEIFQDIIVISLCLGLFCVMLLRLGDMFISFIRPLDLREVTSDILFILILVELFRLLVDYLQEHNISVGAAVEITIVSALREIILRGVLEIPKDQIFAISIFLLILSSVFIAIPWISKILGHGYSRPDHHQEG, from the coding sequence ATGCCTAGTGGAATAATTATAAAGGTAAGTAGTTGGTTCCATCGTGACAGAATTGTTCGCAATTTGGAAATTTTTCAGGATATTATTGTTATTTCTCTTTGTCTTGGGTTATTTTGTGTCATGTTACTAAGGTTAGGGGATATGTTTATTTCCTTTATTCGTCCCCTTGATTTACGGGAAGTAACATCTGATATTCTGTTTATTTTAATACTTGTAGAGTTATTTCGACTTTTAGTTGACTATCTGCAAGAACATAATATATCTGTAGGTGCAGCGGTAGAAATTACTATTGTTTCAGCTTTAAGAGAAATCATTTTGCGTGGAGTGTTGGAAATTCCTAAAGATCAAATTTTTGCTATCTCCATATTCTTATTGATATTATCAAGTGTTTTTATTGCCATCCCCTGGATATCTAAAATATTAGGGCACGGCTACTCTAGACCAGATCACCATCAAGAAGGTTAA
- the ndk gene encoding nucleoside-diphosphate kinase — protein sequence MERTFIAIKPDGVQRGLAGEIIRRFETKGFTLVGLKFMKVSKELAEQHYDVHKERPFFASLVEFITSGPVVAMVWQGQGVVASARKIIGATNPLTSEPGTIRGDFGINIGRNLIHGSDAIETAQREISLWFKEEELVNWTPHLAPWLAE from the coding sequence TTGGAACGCACTTTTATTGCCATTAAGCCTGATGGAGTCCAACGGGGACTTGCGGGAGAAATTATCCGTCGCTTTGAAACCAAGGGTTTTACCCTAGTGGGTTTAAAGTTTATGAAGGTCAGTAAGGAACTGGCTGAACAGCATTATGATGTTCATAAGGAAAGACCTTTTTTTGCCAGCTTGGTTGAGTTTATCACTTCTGGTCCTGTAGTGGCTATGGTTTGGCAAGGTCAAGGTGTGGTCGCATCTGCTAGAAAAATTATCGGTGCTACTAACCCCCTAACCTCAGAACCAGGCACAATTCGCGGTGATTTTGGGATTAACATTGGTCGCAACCTGATCCACGGATCTGATGCGATTGAAACTGCGCAACGAGAAATTTCACTATGGTTTAAGGAAGAGGAGTTGGTCAACTGGACACCTCATCTAGCTCCTTGGTTAGCAGAATAG
- the thrC gene encoding threonine synthase, producing the protein MTLSLSVAKSHRQPWPGLIEAYRDYLPVSANTPVVTLLEGNTPLIPTPAIAQRIGKQVKVFVKYDGLNPTGSFKDRGMTMAITKAKEAGAKAVICASTGNTSAAAAAYAQRGGMRPFVLIPDGYVALGKLAQALLYGAQVLAIQGNFDKALEIVREMADHYPITLVNSVNPYRLEGQKTGAFEIVDALGNAPDWLCIPVGNAGNITAYWMGFCQYHQAGKCDRLPQMMGFQAEGAAPLVQGHPVANPDTIATAIRIGNPASWEKAVVAQTASQGSFNAVTDGEILDAYRLLASSEGIFCEPASAASVAGLLKVKDQVPTGATVVCVLTGNGLKDPDTAIKHSHAQFKQGIPANLNAVAQAMGF; encoded by the coding sequence GTGACTTTGAGCTTGTCTGTTGCTAAATCTCATCGCCAACCTTGGCCAGGTCTAATAGAAGCCTACCGCGACTACTTACCTGTAAGTGCAAACACTCCAGTGGTAACCCTGCTGGAGGGTAATACACCCTTAATTCCTACACCAGCGATCGCACAGCGCATTGGTAAACAGGTTAAGGTATTTGTTAAATATGATGGTCTCAACCCCACTGGTAGTTTTAAAGATCGGGGAATGACTATGGCTATCACCAAAGCCAAGGAAGCAGGTGCTAAGGCAGTAATTTGTGCTAGTACAGGAAACACCTCTGCTGCTGCGGCTGCCTATGCCCAAAGGGGGGGAATGCGTCCCTTTGTACTGATTCCCGATGGTTATGTGGCTTTGGGCAAGTTAGCACAGGCCCTACTGTATGGTGCCCAGGTGTTAGCTATTCAGGGCAATTTTGATAAAGCTCTGGAAATTGTGCGGGAAATGGCAGATCATTACCCCATCACCTTGGTAAATTCCGTCAATCCCTACCGCCTGGAAGGTCAGAAAACGGGAGCTTTTGAGATAGTTGATGCTTTGGGTAATGCTCCTGATTGGCTATGTATTCCCGTGGGAAATGCTGGTAACATCACAGCATATTGGATGGGTTTTTGTCAATATCACCAAGCAGGAAAATGCGATCGCCTCCCCCAAATGATGGGTTTTCAAGCAGAGGGAGCAGCACCTTTGGTTCAGGGTCATCCGGTGGCAAATCCGGACACCATAGCGACGGCGATTAGGATTGGCAATCCAGCGAGTTGGGAAAAAGCGGTGGTGGCTCAAACTGCTAGTCAGGGTAGTTTTAATGCTGTCACAGATGGGGAAATTTTGGATGCTTATCGTTTGTTAGCTTCTTCGGAGGGGATTTTCTGTGAACCTGCTAGTGCAGCTTCGGTAGCTGGGTTACTCAAGGTCAAGGATCAAGTGCCCACCGGTGCCACAGTGGTTTGTGTCCTCACAGGGAATGGTCTCAAAGACCCAGATACAGCTATTAAACATAGTCATGCCCAGTTTAAACAAGGTATACCAGCTAATTTAAATGCTGTGGCCCAAGCTATGGGTTTTTAA